ATTCTGTCAATATGCTCACCACTTAAACATCCGATAATCAGGTTTCCTTTCCATTCCTCGATATTTCCTGTATAAAAAGTAATTCCGCTTGGTGAAATCACAGGATCCCAGTAGTAAACAGGCTGTTCAGTTCCTTCTCTTTGGGTGATTCCCTCTCCTACTTTGTCTCCAGAATATTCAATTCCATATGTCACATCACCCCATCCATAATTTTTTCCAGGCTGGATCAGATTAATTTCATCTCCACCTCTCGGCCCCATCTCCACATCCCATAAATTACCATTAGGATCAATGGCCATTCCTTGAGGATTTCGGACACCATAAGCATAGATTTCAGGCTTATATCCAGACTTTCCGATAAAAGGATTTCCCGGAGCCGGTTTTCCGTCTTTTGTGATTTTTAGAATTTTCCCAAGATAATTATCCGTTTTCTGAGCATATACACGGGTTACCTTATCTGATCTTTCTCCTGTACTGACAAATAAATTCCCATCTTTATCAAAAGCAAGACGGCTCCCATAGTGTTTATCTCCGTCGTAAGAAGGTTCTGCACGGAAAATAACTTTCACTTCTGAAATATTTTTGAGATCTGCGGACAGCTTCCTTTTTGCCACGGAAGTTAAGTTTCCTTTTCCAAACGGTTCTGAAAAACTGAAATAAATAATATTATTAGCTTTAAAATCAGGATCAAGAGCTACATCAAGCATTCCACCCTGACCTTTTGAATCCACTTTTGGAAAACCTTCTATTTTTGAAACCCGCTTTCCATCAGATGAAACAACATTCATGTGACCATTCTTATCTGTGATCAGAAATTTTCCGTCAGGTAAATTGATAATCCCCCAGGGTCTTCCCAAATCTTTATTCAGTATCTCTACATTATAGGCCGTTGTACTTTTTACTGCCTTGATTCTTGTCTGCCCTTTAAATGCCGGTTGGAAGTCAGAATTAGGCTTCTCTGTCTCTACACTTCCATCATTTCCCGTCTTCTGAGCATTCGCATGATTTTCTTTACACGATGATAAAATAAGAAAAAGACTTAGGACAGGGATATAAAATTGATTGATTTTCATAACATTAGAATTGGTGATTGTACAATGAATGGAAAAATAATGCCATAAAGTTTGTGTGTTTCATTTTTTATTCTACATTTGTAGAACAAATTACAACATTGTAGAATGAAAGAGATTAAATTAACAGATTCTGAAAAAATTCTCATGGAAATTCTTTGGGAGAAGAAAAAGATTTTCATGAAGGATATTCTGGAAGCTTACCCTGATCCTAAGCCTGCAGCAACTACTATTGCCACCTTGCTTAAAAGAATGCAGAACAAGGACCTGGTAGGTTATCAAGTGTATGGAAATTCCCGTGAATATTATCCAAAAATAGAAAAAGGGGAATATTTCAAGGAAGAAATGTCTTCCATGATTGATCGTTTTTTCAACAGCTCGGTAACACAGTTTGCCTCCTTTTTTACATCGAATACCAAGCTCAGTCAAAAGCAGCTGAAAGAACTCCGCGATATCATAGATGAACAGATAAAAGAATAGATATGGCAGCCATTATTCTGAAAATAATCCTGTGCTCTTCTATTTTCATTGCCGTTTATTATCTCTTCCTGGAAAAAGAAAGAATGTACAGATTCAACAGATGGTATTTACTAAGTGCCATATTGCTTTCTTATATCATTCCATTTATCAACATTACCATACAAAGACCTGAAGCGGAGACCAAACCACAAATGATAATTGAAGAAACGGCTCAGCAAATGGTTTTTATTCAGCCGGAACAGGAAAGCTTTAACTGGATGAATATGATATGGGCCGCATATACTATAATCACACTTTTTCTGCTCATAAAAAGTCTTTTTGCTCTTTTATCTGTGAGAAGAATCCGGGGAGAAAAAAAAGCTTATGAACATTACAATATCGTATTAACGGATGAAAGCCTTTCTCCTTTCAGTTTCTGGAATACAATATATATGGGGAAAAACTACATGGAAAATAATAGAATTGACCAAAGGATATTCCTGCATGAAAAGGCTCATATTGATCAGAAACACAGTGTAGATTTAGTAATTCTCAATATTTTAAAGATTTTTACATGGTTCAATCCTGTTCTCTTCTTATATAAAAAAGCAGTAATCACAAATCATGAATTTTTAGCAGATGAAGCGGTTCTGAAAAAGAATTATAATATTAAAGAATACCAAAATCTTATTCTTGAAGAAATTCTTAGCCGCCAAAATCCTCCTCTTACTCATTCATTTAATTTTAATAACACCAAAAAAAGATTTATTATGATGAAAACAAAAAAATCGAAATTCATTCTGTTAAGGAAAACAGCTGGAATCACAATATTGATTGCCGCAGCAGCATTCCTTTCTGAAAGAACTTATGCAGGTAATCCAGCGAGTGTTCAAATGTCTGAAAAAATAACAGAAGCCTCTGTTCAGACTAATGGTCAGGATTCCTACCAGGAATTTAAGGATATACTGGCTAAGTATACTGATCTGCTGAATCATGGGAAATATGCAGAGTTTTCAAAAAAGGTTACTGAAAGTGATAAAAAGAGGTTGGGAGAACTCTATCCTTTACTTAATGAAAGCCAGAAAAATGAACAGAAGATTACATTCTTTGCTCTGCCTGAATTGAAAAAAAGAATTCCAACAGAGAATGAGCTGAAAGCATTTTTAAATAAAAATGATTACGCAATCTGGATTGATGCAAAAAAAATTGAAAATAGTGACTTAAAAAACTATAAGAAAACAGATTTTTCAAATGTTTATATCAGTAAAGTCTATCCGAATGCAAGAACAGCAAAAAATCCTCAGCCGTATCAGGTTAGCTTAATGACTCATCCTTACTTTGCAAAAACTAAAGAAGAGGGAAAATCCTCAATGATGATGGGCTTTAAAAGATCAGAGCTGAAAAAAACTCAGGATACCATCACTCCACGAGAAAATAATACAATTAACAGCGAAGGTAAAAACACAAACTTACAGGAAGACAAAACCTTTGTGAGTGCTGAATATCCAAACGGGATGAAAGACCTCAGAACAAAAATAGGCAAAACCATGGATGTAAGTACTCTGAACCCAATGAACGGAACAATAAAAGCAATGGCCTATGTTCATATAGATGAAACAGGGAAAACAACCAACGTGACTGCCTCCGGTGACAATGATGTGTTCAATAAGGAGTTCCTTAAAACAATGACCGCCATAAGCAACGAAACAGTCTGGAAACCCGCCACGAAAGATGGGAAAGCCATCTCTTCGGTACTGAAAATCCCCGCAACAATGACTTTTACCAAACCTTAATAATGAAAAGCGCTAAAAAATAGCGCTTTTATTATTTCAATTATTCTTGTTTAGACTGTTAAAATTTTATTATCAAAATATTCATCTTCAAAACATTATCCTGTCTAATAATTTCTTTCGTATTTTTGTTGTATACATTCTTTTCTATGGATTTTAAGCTTCAATCAGAATATAAACCTACCGGAGATCAGCCCCAAGCTATTGAAAAACTTACTGAAGGTATAGAGATCGGTGAGAAATATCAAACCCTTCTCGGGGTTACCGGCTCCGGAAAAACCTTTACGGTTGCTAATGTTGTAAAAAATGTTCAGCGTCCCACTTTAGTTCTGGCACACAATAAGACTCTTGCGGCGCAGCTCTTTATGGAGTTTAAAGAGTTTTTCCCGGAAAATGCTGTGGAATACTTTGTCAGTTACTATGATTACTACCAGCCTGAGGCCTATATTGCCACAACAGGAACTTATATTGAAAAAGACCTGAGCATCAATGAAGAAGTTGAAAAACTACGTCTTTCTGCAACCGCCAGCCTGCTTTCAGGAAGAAGGGATGTTTTGATTGTGGCATCTGTTTCCTGTATCTATGGTATTGGAAATCCTACAGAATTTCATAAATCTTTAATTTCCATTGCTATTGGTGAGAAAGTGACAAGAACAGCACTTCTTCATTCACTAGTTAATGCATTATATGCCAGAACATTAAATGAATTTCAAAGAGGAACATTCCGTGTAAAAGGAGATGTAATTGATGTTTTCCCTGCTTATACTGATAATGCTATCAGAATTCAGTTTTTTGGGGATGAAATTGAAAAGATCCAAAGCTTTGACCCTGTTACTGGGAATGTAGATGATAATTTTGATCAGATACAAATTTACCCTGCCAATCTTTTTGTAACATCAAAGGAGACCTTAAACGGTGCTATTAAAGACATTCAGGATGATATGGTAAAACAGGTTGATTTCTTTAGCTCTATTGGAAAACCATTAGAAGCAAAACGACTTCAGGAAAGAACCGAACTGGATCTTGAAATGATTAAAGAACTAGGCTATTGTTCAGGAATTGAGAACTATTCGAGATATCTTGACGGCCGACTTCCGGGAACAAGACCTTTCTGCTTGATTGATTATTTCCCTAAAGACTTTTTAATGGTTATTGATGAAAGCCATGTAACTGTTCCACAGGTTCATGCCATGTATGGTGGTGACCGAAGCAGAAAAGAGGCATTGGTGGAATATGGTTTCAGACTTCCGGCTGCGATGGACAACAGACCTTTAAAATTTGAAGAATTTGAAGCTATACAGAATCAGGTAATCTATGTGTCTGCAACTCCTGCAGATTATGAACTTGAAAGAACCGGAGGAGCCTATATTGAGCAGATCATTCGTCCAACAGGACTTCTTGACCCGATTATTGAGGTAAGACCTACCATCAATCAGATTGATGATTTGATGGAGGAAATCCATAAAAGATCTGATGCTGATGAGAGAGTATTGGTAACCACTTTAACGAAGAAAATGGCGGAAGAGCTTACGAAATACTTTACCAAATTCGGAATCAGAACAAGATATATTCACTCTGATGTTGAAACGCTGGAACGTATTCAGATTATGCAGGACCTTCGTCTAGGGCTTTTTGATGTGCTTATCGGAGTTAATTTATTACGAGAAGGATTAGATTTACCGGAGGTTTCGTTGGTTGCTATTCTGGATGCTGATAAAGAAGGAATGCTGAGAAGCAGAAGATCAATGATTCAAACCGTGGGACGTGCCGCAAGGAATGTGAACGGAAAAGCCATCATGTATGCCGATAAAATCACAAAATCTATGCAGGCTACCCTGGATGAAACCGAATACCGCCGTGCCAAACAAATGCAGTACAATGAGGATCACGGCCTGAAGCCAAAAGCATTAAATAAAAAGATTTCGGAAAATCTTGTCGGAAGAAGCAAAGACTTCCCTGATGAAAAATATACCCAAAAGGAAATCCTTCAGAAAGTTGCTGAAACAAAAGCAACCTATGCAAGTGAAGATATAGAGAAAATGATCACCCAGAAGCAGAAAGAAATGGAAGCTGCTGCGAAAAATCTTGACTTTATAAAAGCGGCCAAGCTGAGAGATGAAATTGCGGCATTGAAAGCTTAATAAAACTGATTTATAAATATTTTCGGCGGCATCTTTGATGCCGCCGAAAATATTTTAAGAAAGCTTAGTCAGTGGATATGTATTTTTCCATACTTCATAATGAATATTAAATACCTTAAGACATAGACAAGCCAACATTAAGAGTACACTTATGATACAAAGCATCATAAAAATCTCATCAACGCCCCGAAGTATTGAATCTGCAAGTAGCTTTTTCTGCAAAGAAGCCAGCGCCATATTCTCTGCAGACATCATATCCAATCCTTTACTTATGAACCCAGATTTAATGACATTGACGTACTCTATAACCTTGGGGTCTGTAGGAGTTATATATTGAGAAAAATCAGTACTGAATTTTGTTTTTAAATAAGAAAGCCTGTGACTGAAAAAAGCAGATGTAACGGGCATAGCCACTACGTATCTTGAAAATACACTAAAGAAAACTCTTGAAGTGTTATCTTTCAGTTCAACATTAGACGACACATAATAGGATAGGCTGGTCATAGTTACCCCATAAGCAGCTCCTCTCAGAAGCTGAGGAATAATAAGTGTCCACTCCGGAATATTGAAAGCTACAAGGTTTTTAATTACAAAATAAAACAAAGTATACAATAAAAACCCAAATACCAACGCTCCTCTTGCCTTATGTCTCTTATGAAGCCATATTCCCGTAAGCGGTACTGAAACAAAAAATGCAGGAATCATATAGAGATTGGATACATTGGCATATTTTACGTCTCCTTTAAAATTTAACAGTAGAAATGCAGACACTACAGATGAAGAATTATAAACAATATATAAAAGTACCATAAATACTATTCCCCATCCGATTTGTTTATATCTGATAAATGCTGAAAGATCAATCATAGGATGTTTATGAAATATACTATTGATAATAAAACCCAGAGTACTGAAAAATAAAATGAATGAACTTAAAATAATATTCTTGTCATACCACCAGTCTGATTTTTCACCCATTACACAGATATAAGAGAGGGAGAAACCCATAATCACCACTGATAAATAACTGAACCAATCAATATCTTTTAATTTAATGGGGGATTCTTCGTGGTTGCGATGTAAGCAAGTTTGAACGATGAAAATACTTACCACAATTCCCGGAATCCATAAATAATAAATATAATACCATTCATAATCAACAATAAGCCAAGATGCGGCAAATGCTACAAGTTGCGCCGTTACAAAAGAAATCGTGTAGTAAATCCCATAAAAAAGACCTCTACTTCCGGAAGGATTAAGACGTTGCATCAGAAGTCTGATGGCATCAAGCAAACAAATAATTTTTACCGTTCCACAAGAGAAACTAAGAAATATAACTTCATACACATTATTAGGGGCGGACATCAGCAAAGACATGACAAATTCAAGAGCGAGACAGATTAGCCACACATTTTTTCTTTGGTAAATTTTTGTCATATGCCCACTCAACGCAATCATAGCAACTAATCCAACCGAATTGGTATAGGAAGCAAATTGTAAAAGATCTTTTTCCTCTCCTAATTGAGAGGCTATCGAATTAATATCTACTCCCTGTAATCCACTGATAATAGATTGTGAAATCAAAAGTATAAACAGTAAAGGAGTTTTCATCCATTCGGGAATCAGCTGATGGAAAGGATCTGTATTCATATTAGTTTGATATCTAACTTTTAGAGTAAAATTATTTTAGTTTTTTAAACAAGGTATCCAAAACAGTAATAGTTGTTACGAGATCATTCTCTGAAACGGAGTTTTCTATTTCTAAAAGAATATTTGAAATCATCGGAATTACCTTGTCTTTGATTCCGCGCCCTTCCTCAGTAAGAAAAATATTCTTATTTCTTCTATCATTTTGATTTTGTACTCTTACTACAAGATTTCTTTTTTCAAGATTATCAATCAGATTGGTAAGACTTGCTTTATCCCTGTAAAGAATATCAGAAATTTCCTGTTGATTTCTCCCGTCTTTCTCCCAAAGACACCTGAGAACAAGATACATTTCAAGTGTAATATGAATCCCTTCACGAGCAAAATCTGCTAAAATCCTATTCCTGATGGCAGATTGTAAATTAGAGACTTTTCTTGGTAAAGCTTCTTGAAACGTACTGATATCTAATGATAATTTCATAGCACAAATGTAACAATTAGTTAGATGTCAAACTAATTTACTTTATAGATATTTCCTATTCGGAATTTTCAGAAAGTCTTATCGGAGTGCTGCCCTG
This DNA window, taken from Chryseobacterium viscerum, encodes the following:
- a CDS encoding MarR family winged helix-turn-helix transcriptional regulator, with protein sequence MKLSLDISTFQEALPRKVSNLQSAIRNRILADFAREGIHITLEMYLVLRCLWEKDGRNQQEISDILYRDKASLTNLIDNLEKRNLVVRVQNQNDRRNKNIFLTEEGRGIKDKVIPMISNILLEIENSVSENDLVTTITVLDTLFKKLK
- a CDS encoding MFS transporter, which gives rise to MNTDPFHQLIPEWMKTPLLFILLISQSIISGLQGVDINSIASQLGEEKDLLQFASYTNSVGLVAMIALSGHMTKIYQRKNVWLICLALEFVMSLLMSAPNNVYEVIFLSFSCGTVKIICLLDAIRLLMQRLNPSGSRGLFYGIYYTISFVTAQLVAFAASWLIVDYEWYYIYYLWIPGIVVSIFIVQTCLHRNHEESPIKLKDIDWFSYLSVVIMGFSLSYICVMGEKSDWWYDKNIILSSFILFFSTLGFIINSIFHKHPMIDLSAFIRYKQIGWGIVFMVLLYIVYNSSSVVSAFLLLNFKGDVKYANVSNLYMIPAFFVSVPLTGIWLHKRHKARGALVFGFLLYTLFYFVIKNLVAFNIPEWTLIIPQLLRGAAYGVTMTSLSYYVSSNVELKDNTSRVFFSVFSRYVVAMPVTSAFFSHRLSYLKTKFSTDFSQYITPTDPKVIEYVNVIKSGFISKGLDMMSAENMALASLQKKLLADSILRGVDEIFMMLCIISVLLMLACLCLKVFNIHYEVWKNTYPLTKLS
- a CDS encoding PQQ-dependent sugar dehydrogenase — encoded protein: MKINQFYIPVLSLFLILSSCKENHANAQKTGNDGSVETEKPNSDFQPAFKGQTRIKAVKSTTAYNVEILNKDLGRPWGIINLPDGKFLITDKNGHMNVVSSDGKRVSKIEGFPKVDSKGQGGMLDVALDPDFKANNIIYFSFSEPFGKGNLTSVAKRKLSADLKNISEVKVIFRAEPSYDGDKHYGSRLAFDKDGNLFVSTGERSDKVTRVYAQKTDNYLGKILKITKDGKPAPGNPFIGKSGYKPEIYAYGVRNPQGMAIDPNGNLWDVEMGPRGGDEINLIQPGKNYGWGDVTYGIEYSGDKVGEGITQREGTEQPVYYWDPVISPSGITFYTGNIEEWKGNLIIGCLSGEHIDRIVMKDNKVVGEERLLVDQKERFRDVLNGMDGNLYVVTDSGKLYKISKK
- a CDS encoding M56 family metallopeptidase — protein: MAAIILKIILCSSIFIAVYYLFLEKERMYRFNRWYLLSAILLSYIIPFINITIQRPEAETKPQMIIEETAQQMVFIQPEQESFNWMNMIWAAYTIITLFLLIKSLFALLSVRRIRGEKKAYEHYNIVLTDESLSPFSFWNTIYMGKNYMENNRIDQRIFLHEKAHIDQKHSVDLVILNILKIFTWFNPVLFLYKKAVITNHEFLADEAVLKKNYNIKEYQNLILEEILSRQNPPLTHSFNFNNTKKRFIMMKTKKSKFILLRKTAGITILIAAAAFLSERTYAGNPASVQMSEKITEASVQTNGQDSYQEFKDILAKYTDLLNHGKYAEFSKKVTESDKKRLGELYPLLNESQKNEQKITFFALPELKKRIPTENELKAFLNKNDYAIWIDAKKIENSDLKNYKKTDFSNVYISKVYPNARTAKNPQPYQVSLMTHPYFAKTKEEGKSSMMMGFKRSELKKTQDTITPRENNTINSEGKNTNLQEDKTFVSAEYPNGMKDLRTKIGKTMDVSTLNPMNGTIKAMAYVHIDETGKTTNVTASGDNDVFNKEFLKTMTAISNETVWKPATKDGKAISSVLKIPATMTFTKP
- a CDS encoding BlaI/MecI/CopY family transcriptional regulator; translation: MKEIKLTDSEKILMEILWEKKKIFMKDILEAYPDPKPAATTIATLLKRMQNKDLVGYQVYGNSREYYPKIEKGEYFKEEMSSMIDRFFNSSVTQFASFFTSNTKLSQKQLKELRDIIDEQIKE
- the uvrB gene encoding excinuclease ABC subunit UvrB; the encoded protein is MDFKLQSEYKPTGDQPQAIEKLTEGIEIGEKYQTLLGVTGSGKTFTVANVVKNVQRPTLVLAHNKTLAAQLFMEFKEFFPENAVEYFVSYYDYYQPEAYIATTGTYIEKDLSINEEVEKLRLSATASLLSGRRDVLIVASVSCIYGIGNPTEFHKSLISIAIGEKVTRTALLHSLVNALYARTLNEFQRGTFRVKGDVIDVFPAYTDNAIRIQFFGDEIEKIQSFDPVTGNVDDNFDQIQIYPANLFVTSKETLNGAIKDIQDDMVKQVDFFSSIGKPLEAKRLQERTELDLEMIKELGYCSGIENYSRYLDGRLPGTRPFCLIDYFPKDFLMVIDESHVTVPQVHAMYGGDRSRKEALVEYGFRLPAAMDNRPLKFEEFEAIQNQVIYVSATPADYELERTGGAYIEQIIRPTGLLDPIIEVRPTINQIDDLMEEIHKRSDADERVLVTTLTKKMAEELTKYFTKFGIRTRYIHSDVETLERIQIMQDLRLGLFDVLIGVNLLREGLDLPEVSLVAILDADKEGMLRSRRSMIQTVGRAARNVNGKAIMYADKITKSMQATLDETEYRRAKQMQYNEDHGLKPKALNKKISENLVGRSKDFPDEKYTQKEILQKVAETKATYASEDIEKMITQKQKEMEAAAKNLDFIKAAKLRDEIAALKA